A stretch of Pseudomonas sp. CCC3.1 DNA encodes these proteins:
- a CDS encoding glycerophosphodiester phosphodiesterase translates to MPDFAKSALLLSLLLTTSGAHAASAPEMNPTALANAHGIAHPAVIAHRGASFDAPESTAASYTLARDLGADYLEMDLQRSKDGVLFALHDNSLLRTTDVAKKFPERKDSPASAFTLAELKTLDAGSWFNQAYPDRARPAYVGLPILTLDEIIDIAQGNPQHKPGLYIETKEPGQFPGIEHDLKNKLSERGWLAPPAPASTGTAPQPGEGKGRVILQTFEKNSLTLLQKEMPDTPKILLLWVGAGAIAPDSNVSFADSGEKDKAAYYAKLHPKDNAEFLQWLDFAKANGAIGTGPSAALTHGGDQSYFDLIQPWMNKATHDKGMLVHVYTLDEPVDFKKAMDAGVDGIFTNRTSELLKFYQRPAAQTVSQLLEKNGY, encoded by the coding sequence ATGCCTGACTTCGCCAAAAGCGCCTTGCTGCTGAGCCTGCTGCTCACAACGAGCGGTGCCCATGCCGCCAGCGCGCCCGAGATGAATCCGACAGCGCTGGCTAACGCGCACGGCATTGCGCACCCGGCAGTGATCGCCCATCGCGGGGCGTCATTCGATGCACCAGAGTCAACCGCCGCGTCCTACACGCTGGCTCGCGACTTGGGTGCCGACTATCTGGAAATGGACCTGCAGCGCAGTAAAGACGGGGTTCTGTTTGCGCTGCATGACAACAGCTTGCTGCGCACCACTGACGTCGCCAAAAAATTCCCGGAACGCAAGGACAGCCCGGCCAGCGCCTTCACCCTGGCAGAATTGAAAACCCTGGATGCCGGTAGCTGGTTCAATCAGGCCTACCCGGATCGCGCCCGCCCCGCTTACGTCGGCTTGCCCATTTTGACCCTGGACGAAATCATTGATATCGCCCAAGGCAACCCACAACACAAGCCGGGCCTGTACATCGAAACCAAAGAACCCGGGCAATTTCCCGGCATTGAACACGACCTCAAAAACAAACTGAGCGAACGGGGCTGGCTGGCTCCCCCTGCGCCTGCATCTACAGGCACGGCGCCACAACCCGGTGAAGGCAAAGGCCGAGTGATCTTGCAAACCTTCGAAAAAAACAGCCTGACATTGCTGCAAAAAGAAATGCCCGACACGCCTAAGATCTTGCTGCTGTGGGTCGGTGCAGGCGCTATTGCACCCGACTCCAACGTCAGCTTCGCCGACTCGGGCGAGAAGGACAAAGCCGCTTACTACGCCAAATTGCACCCCAAGGACAACGCCGAGTTCCTTCAGTGGCTCGACTTCGCCAAGGCCAACGGCGCCATCGGCACAGGCCCGTCAGCCGCCTTGACCCACGGCGGCGACCAGAGCTACTTCGACCTGATTCAACCCTGGATGAACAAGGCAACTCACGACAAGGGCATGCTCGTGCACGTGTATACCCTCGACGAACCCGTGGACTTCAAGAAAGCAATGGATGCCGGCGTCGACGGCATTTTCACTAACCGCACCAGCGAACTGCTTAAGTTCTACCAGCGCCCGGCCGCTCAAACCGTGAGCCAATTGCTGGAGAAAAACGGCTATTAG
- a CDS encoding PepSY domain-containing protein: MKALNLMFAAAALTLTAGLAQADVRPDHIPGLLKSGEITSFEKLNQTATNQHPGATIVDTELDHSFGKLVYEVELKDAKGVKWEVSLDAKTAEVLENKQDT; the protein is encoded by the coding sequence ATGAAAGCACTTAACCTAATGTTCGCCGCCGCAGCACTCACCTTGACAGCTGGTTTAGCCCAGGCCGATGTTCGCCCGGACCATATTCCAGGGTTGCTTAAATCAGGCGAAATCACCTCGTTTGAAAAGTTGAATCAAACTGCAACCAACCAACACCCTGGCGCAACCATCGTCGACACCGAACTTGATCATTCTTTCGGCAAATTGGTCTATGAAGTTGAACTGAAGGATGCCAAGGGCGTTAAGTGGGAAGTCAGCCTGGACGCAAAAACTGCCGAAGTATTGGAAAACAAGCAAGACACCTAA
- a CDS encoding GAF domain-containing sensor histidine kinase has protein sequence MRPSAAADIATINRISAVPAILQVITEMTGMRFAAVARVTQQTWTACAVLDNLGFGLEPGGELDLVSTLCFDSMNSFQPIIIDKASEDPVYQHHHTPKIYQFESYITIPVLRTDGSFFGTLCALDPNPADLKNSAIQSTMESFSRLLSLQIEAEENLQRVETALAQERENAQLREQFIAVLGHDLRNPLFAITTAAEFLLRKHPDPQTHNLVQHIKACGDRATQLVEDVLDFARGQLGSGIPVTLHECQNLKQMLEHVISEVQHIHPERQIHSVIGPLDTIKCDSNRLAQLLSNLLANAITHGCTKVPVRVTALVCDQIFTLCVVNQGKPIASDVLPHLFQPYSRPANDTPQAGLGLGLYIASQIALSHHGQLSVVSNEQQGTIFTFTLPLSLSLEA, from the coding sequence ATGAGGCCAAGTGCCGCTGCCGATATCGCCACGATTAACCGGATCAGTGCTGTCCCGGCGATTCTGCAGGTCATTACAGAAATGACCGGTATGCGCTTTGCGGCTGTGGCGCGTGTCACCCAACAAACCTGGACCGCGTGCGCGGTACTCGACAATCTGGGCTTTGGCCTGGAACCCGGTGGGGAGCTAGATCTAGTCAGTACATTGTGCTTTGACAGCATGAACTCTTTCCAGCCGATCATTATCGACAAAGCCAGCGAAGATCCGGTGTATCAACACCACCACACGCCAAAAATCTATCAATTCGAAAGCTACATCACGATCCCGGTGTTGCGTACCGATGGCAGTTTCTTTGGCACCTTGTGTGCACTCGACCCCAACCCTGCGGACCTTAAGAACAGCGCCATCCAAAGCACAATGGAGTCTTTTTCGCGCCTGCTGTCACTGCAAATCGAGGCAGAAGAAAACTTGCAGCGTGTAGAAACTGCGTTGGCCCAAGAGCGCGAGAATGCGCAGTTGCGCGAACAGTTCATCGCAGTGCTTGGGCATGATTTGCGCAACCCTTTATTTGCAATCACCACTGCTGCCGAGTTCTTGCTACGCAAACATCCTGATCCGCAAACCCACAATTTGGTGCAGCACATCAAGGCCTGCGGCGATCGCGCCACGCAATTGGTTGAAGATGTGCTGGACTTTGCCAGAGGACAGCTTGGCAGCGGTATTCCCGTGACACTGCACGAATGCCAAAACCTCAAGCAGATGCTCGAACACGTGATTTCAGAGGTGCAGCACATTCACCCCGAGCGTCAGATCCACTCGGTCATCGGCCCGTTAGACACGATTAAATGTGACAGCAACCGCTTGGCGCAGTTGCTCTCAAACTTGCTCGCCAATGCCATCACCCATGGTTGTACGAAAGTGCCCGTGCGCGTCACTGCCTTGGTCTGCGACCAGATATTCACCCTCTGCGTGGTCAATCAAGGCAAACCCATTGCGAGTGATGTTCTACCGCACCTTTTTCAGCCCTATTCGCGCCCTGCCAACGATACCCCGCAAGCAGGCCTTGGACTGGGCCTGTACATTGCCAGCCAGATTGCCTTGTCACACCATGGCCAACTCAGCGTGGTATCGAATGAACAACAAGGCACGATTTTTACCTTCACCTTGCCGCTTTCTCTGAGCCTTGAGGCCTGA
- a CDS encoding GNAT family N-acetyltransferase, whose product MHTRLCVYEDLTPVQRALLRGIEVQPQQIAFCGDIESALHSLPAHSHAGIKGFVLLSDEQPVAFMLLKRQPLLAHWAEPDSATLHALQVDRRVQGQGLGKVCLHALPPVINRLWPEVRQLMLSVSPSNTHALAFYLSQGWVECGEAYRGERRLAFTLPPVEQALHAV is encoded by the coding sequence ATGCACACCCGCCTCTGCGTTTATGAAGACCTGACGCCCGTGCAACGCGCCCTATTGCGCGGCATTGAAGTCCAGCCACAGCAGATCGCCTTTTGCGGAGACATTGAATCAGCCCTGCATTCGCTGCCAGCCCACTCTCATGCGGGGATAAAAGGCTTCGTGCTGCTCAGCGACGAACAGCCCGTGGCCTTCATGCTCCTTAAGCGTCAACCCCTGTTGGCTCACTGGGCCGAACCTGACAGCGCCACTCTGCACGCCTTGCAAGTCGACAGGCGTGTCCAAGGTCAAGGGCTGGGCAAAGTCTGCCTGCACGCACTGCCTCCAGTCATCAACCGGCTATGGCCTGAAGTTCGTCAATTGATGTTGTCGGTCAGCCCTTCTAACACCCATGCCTTGGCCTTTTATCTGAGCCAGGGCTGGGTTGAATGCGGCGAGGCCTATCGCGGCGAACGACGCCTGGCCTTCACGCTCCCGCCTGTGGAGCAGGCGTTGCACGCGGTTTAA
- the alaC gene encoding alanine transaminase, giving the protein MADQGSPRRFARIDRLPPYVFNITAELKMAARRRGEDIIDFSMGNPDGPTPPHIVEKLCTVAQREDTHGYSTSRGIPRLRRAISRWYADRYNVEIDPEHEAIVTIGSKEGLAHLMLATLDQGDTVLVPNPSYPIHIYGAVIAGAQVRSVPLIPGVDFFAELEKAIRGSIPKPKMMILGFPSNPTAQCVELDFFERVVALAKQYDVLVVHDLAYADIVYDGWKAPSIMQVPGAKDIAVEFFTLSKSYNMAGWRIGFMVGNPELVNALARIKSYHDYGTFTPLQVAAIAALEGDQQCVKDIAEQYRQRRNVLVKGLHELGWMVENPKASMYVWAKIPEAYAHMGSLEFAKKLLSDAKVCVSPGVGFGEYGDDHVRFALIENQDRIRQALRGIRAMFRADGLSAS; this is encoded by the coding sequence ATGGCTGACCAAGGTTCGCCGCGCCGCTTTGCGCGCATAGATCGACTCCCCCCTTACGTTTTCAACATCACGGCTGAGCTGAAGATGGCCGCCCGACGTCGTGGCGAAGACATCATCGACTTCAGCATGGGCAACCCTGACGGCCCGACTCCGCCACATATCGTTGAAAAACTCTGCACCGTCGCACAGCGTGAGGACACTCACGGCTACTCGACTTCGCGTGGCATCCCACGACTGCGCAGGGCTATTTCTCGTTGGTACGCCGACCGCTACAACGTTGAGATCGACCCGGAACACGAAGCCATCGTCACCATTGGTTCCAAAGAAGGCCTGGCGCACTTGATGCTCGCCACCCTCGATCAGGGCGACACCGTGTTGGTGCCGAACCCCAGCTACCCGATTCACATCTACGGTGCAGTCATTGCCGGTGCCCAAGTACGTTCGGTGCCGTTGATTCCGGGCGTGGATTTTTTTGCCGAGCTGGAAAAAGCCATTCGCGGCTCAATCCCCAAGCCAAAAATGATGATCCTGGGTTTCCCGTCCAACCCTACGGCGCAGTGTGTCGAGCTGGACTTCTTCGAACGCGTGGTCGCGCTGGCCAAGCAATATGACGTGTTGGTGGTCCACGACCTGGCTTACGCCGACATTGTGTATGACGGCTGGAAAGCGCCTTCGATCATGCAGGTACCGGGCGCCAAAGACATTGCCGTCGAGTTCTTCACCCTGTCTAAAAGCTACAACATGGCAGGCTGGCGAATTGGCTTTATGGTCGGCAATCCGGAGTTGGTGAACGCACTGGCCCGGATCAAGAGCTACCACGACTACGGCACGTTTACCCCGCTGCAAGTGGCAGCCATTGCGGCACTTGAAGGCGATCAGCAGTGCGTCAAAGACATTGCCGAGCAGTACCGCCAACGCCGTAACGTATTGGTCAAAGGCCTGCACGAACTGGGCTGGATGGTTGAAAACCCGAAAGCATCGATGTATGTCTGGGCCAAAATCCCCGAAGCGTATGCCCATATGGGTTCGCTGGAGTTTGCCAAAAAGCTGCTGTCAGATGCCAAGGTCTGTGTCTCACCCGGCGTAGGCTTTGGTGAATACGGTGACGACCATGTGCGTTTTGCCCTGATTGAAAACCAGGACCGTATCCGTCAGGCCTTGCGCGGCATTCGTGCCATGTTCCGGGCGGATGGTTTGAGCGCCAGCTAA
- a CDS encoding GntP family permease: MLGMSHNTFLLIDAVVTIIGLIVLITRFKLHPFIALIIASAFLGLTAGMPAGLIIKSFQDGFGGVLGFVGIILALGTMLGKMMADSGGADQIARTLIRAFGKERVQWAMMFAAFLVGIPLFFEIGFVLLIPLVFIVARRTGVSLIKIGIPLLAGLSAVHGLVPPHPGPLLAIGVFGADIGKTILYGLIVALPTAIIAGPIYGTFISKYIPGNPSQELMDQLASEPESSSLPSFSITLITVLLPVFLMLLKTFADVALPDGNFFRVWMDMIGHPISALLLALLLSLYTFGARQGIDSKRILKLLDASLAPTAAIILIIGAGGGFKQMLVASGVGDVIGHMAVNAQISPILLAWLVAAVIRIATGSATVATITGAGIVLPVVDLIPGVNRELLVLATGAGSLILSHVNDAGFWLVKQYFNMTVAETFKTWTAMETILSVVGLIFIMLLSLVV; this comes from the coding sequence ATGCTAGGCATGTCCCACAACACGTTTCTGCTGATAGATGCAGTCGTGACCATTATCGGGCTGATCGTATTGATCACCCGATTCAAGCTGCATCCGTTTATCGCGTTGATTATTGCCTCTGCGTTTCTGGGGCTGACCGCCGGTATGCCAGCGGGCCTGATCATCAAATCGTTCCAGGACGGTTTTGGGGGTGTGCTGGGTTTTGTCGGGATCATTTTGGCGTTGGGCACCATGCTCGGCAAAATGATGGCTGACTCGGGGGGCGCGGACCAGATTGCCCGTACGCTGATTCGTGCCTTTGGTAAGGAGCGGGTTCAGTGGGCGATGATGTTTGCTGCGTTTTTGGTCGGCATTCCGCTGTTCTTCGAGATCGGCTTTGTGTTGCTGATCCCGCTGGTGTTTATCGTTGCCCGCCGTACTGGCGTGTCGTTGATCAAAATCGGCATCCCGTTGCTCGCCGGCCTGTCTGCCGTGCATGGCCTGGTGCCGCCGCACCCTGGCCCCTTGCTGGCGATTGGCGTGTTCGGTGCTGATATTGGTAAAACCATTCTGTATGGCCTGATCGTGGCGTTGCCGACAGCGATCATTGCAGGCCCGATTTACGGGACCTTCATCTCCAAGTACATCCCGGGGAACCCGTCTCAGGAACTCATGGATCAACTGGCCAGCGAGCCTGAATCCAGCAGTCTGCCAAGCTTTAGCATCACGCTGATCACGGTGCTGTTGCCGGTGTTCCTGATGTTGCTCAAGACCTTTGCCGACGTGGCGTTGCCGGATGGCAACTTCTTCCGCGTGTGGATGGACATGATCGGTCACCCGATCAGTGCGCTGTTGCTGGCGTTGCTGCTGTCGCTCTACACCTTTGGTGCGCGGCAGGGGATTGATTCCAAGCGCATTCTCAAGTTGCTCGACGCGAGCCTGGCGCCGACTGCTGCGATCATTTTGATCATTGGTGCGGGCGGTGGCTTCAAGCAAATGCTGGTAGCCAGCGGTGTGGGTGATGTGATCGGGCACATGGCCGTGAACGCGCAAATCTCGCCGATCTTGCTGGCGTGGCTGGTAGCCGCTGTGATTCGTATCGCAACCGGTTCTGCGACCGTGGCGACCATTACCGGGGCGGGGATTGTGTTGCCGGTGGTGGATTTGATTCCGGGTGTGAACCGCGAGCTGTTGGTACTGGCGACGGGCGCGGGCTCGTTGATCTTGTCCCACGTGAACGATGCGGGTTTCTGGCTGGTGAAGCAGTACTTCAACATGACCGTGGCTGAAACCTTCAAGACCTGGACCGCGATGGAAACCATCCTGTCGGTTGTCGGCTTGATCTTCATCATGCTGCTGTCGTTGGTGGTGTAG
- a CDS encoding gluconokinase, GntK/IdnK-type, with protein sequence MSQPITALVVMGVAGCGKSSVSQALCHLNGATPIEGDAFHPAANIEKMSAGIPLTDEDRAGWLDSLCDELRAAVARGQRPVLTCSALKLRYRERLRSAVDGLGFVFLELTPQVAADRVAHRPGHFMPKTLIDSQFAALESPSQEPLVLTLNAAALDINQLAGAARDWWCEHSLLATS encoded by the coding sequence ATGAGTCAACCTATCACTGCCCTGGTCGTCATGGGGGTTGCCGGCTGCGGCAAGTCCAGCGTGAGCCAGGCGTTGTGCCATCTCAATGGTGCGACCCCGATTGAAGGCGATGCGTTTCACCCAGCGGCCAACATTGAAAAAATGAGCGCCGGTATCCCCCTGACTGATGAAGACCGTGCTGGCTGGTTAGACAGCTTGTGCGATGAATTGCGTGCGGCGGTTGCTCGTGGCCAGCGCCCGGTCTTGACCTGTTCGGCGCTAAAACTGCGTTATCGCGAGCGTTTGCGTAGTGCTGTTGATGGCTTGGGTTTCGTGTTTTTGGAGCTGACGCCGCAGGTGGCCGCAGACCGAGTGGCGCATCGTCCGGGGCACTTTATGCCCAAGACGCTGATTGACAGCCAGTTCGCCGCCCTTGAGTCGCCGAGCCAAGAACCTTTGGTGCTGACGCTGAACGCGGCAGCGCTGGATATTAACCAGTTGGCGGGCGCTGCCCGTGATTGGTGGTGTGAACATTCTTTACTGGCAACCTCATGA
- a CDS encoding LacI family DNA-binding transcriptional regulator: MTSSKNDKNPRTTGRPTLNEVARLAGVSPITASRALRGISSVATELSEKVRRAADELNYVVNPAARALASAQSHSVVVLVPSLSNLLFIDTLEAIHDVLRPKGFEVLIGNYHYSRDEEENLLRNYMAYQPRGLLLTGFDRSESSRRMIEASNTPCVYMMELDAGAGLNCVGFSQLKAGETAAQHLISRGRRQLAYIGAQLDQRTLLRGEGYRRALQEAGLYSPDLEVLTPRPSSVGLGGELFLQLLASHPQVDAIFFGNDDLAHGALLEAARIGIKIPEQISVLGFNDLPSSEFMVPRLSSIRTPREAIGRRAAEQMLTLMAGNKVQQPVQDMGFELMLREST; encoded by the coding sequence ATGACCTCTTCTAAAAACGATAAAAACCCCCGCACCACGGGTCGCCCTACCCTCAATGAGGTGGCACGCCTTGCTGGCGTCAGTCCGATTACCGCCTCGCGTGCCCTGCGCGGTATCAGCAGTGTGGCCACAGAGCTGTCAGAAAAGGTGCGCAGGGCAGCCGATGAGCTGAACTACGTGGTTAACCCGGCCGCTCGGGCGCTGGCTTCGGCGCAAAGCCATTCGGTGGTGGTGCTGGTGCCGTCATTGTCCAACCTGCTGTTTATCGACACCCTCGAAGCGATCCACGATGTGCTGCGCCCTAAAGGTTTTGAAGTGCTGATCGGCAACTATCACTACTCCCGCGATGAAGAAGAGAACCTGCTGCGCAACTACATGGCTTACCAGCCGCGCGGCCTCTTGCTGACAGGCTTTGACCGTTCTGAAAGCTCGCGGCGCATGATTGAAGCGAGCAATACGCCTTGCGTGTACATGATGGAACTGGATGCGGGCGCGGGCCTCAACTGTGTCGGATTCTCGCAATTAAAAGCGGGCGAAACCGCTGCCCAGCACTTGATCTCACGCGGGCGTCGCCAACTGGCCTACATCGGCGCACAGCTGGATCAGCGCACCCTCTTGCGTGGCGAAGGTTACCGCCGCGCCTTGCAGGAAGCCGGTTTGTACAGTCCCGACCTTGAAGTGCTGACGCCGCGGCCTTCATCGGTGGGCCTGGGCGGCGAACTGTTCTTGCAGTTGCTGGCCAGCCATCCGCAGGTGGATGCGATCTTTTTCGGTAACGATGACCTGGCCCACGGCGCCTTGCTGGAAGCCGCCCGCATCGGGATCAAAATTCCAGAGCAAATATCCGTCCTGGGCTTCAACGACCTGCCCTCCTCCGAGTTCATGGTGCCGCGCCTCAGCAGTATTCGTACTCCCCGAGAAGCCATAGGCCGTCGCGCCGCAGAACAGATGCTCACCCTGATGGCCGGAAACAAGGTACAACAGCCGGTGCAGGACATGGGCTTTGAGTTGATGCTGCGTGAAAGCACCTAA
- a CDS encoding methyl-accepting chemotaxis protein — MVKFASDITAQVTNLQTAAESAHATSVQNDACAQKGSQVVQQTVQTIEAISKDLNEAAQSIDAVSKQSDIIGKIVQTIRGIADQTNLLALNAAIEAARAGEHGRGFAVVADEVRSLAARTSAATVEIVEVVRKNHDLSLSAVTSMQSSLSRTGLGVSLANEAGEAILEIQQGSKHVVDAISQFNSTLQIN; from the coding sequence GTGGTGAAGTTTGCCAGCGACATCACGGCACAAGTCACTAATCTGCAAACGGCTGCCGAATCTGCCCACGCAACGTCAGTACAAAACGACGCGTGCGCGCAGAAAGGTTCACAGGTGGTTCAGCAAACTGTGCAAACCATCGAGGCCATTTCCAAAGACCTCAACGAGGCCGCGCAAAGCATCGACGCTGTGAGCAAGCAATCGGACATCATCGGAAAAATTGTGCAGACCATTCGCGGCATCGCCGATCAAACCAATCTGCTGGCGCTCAACGCGGCCATTGAAGCGGCCCGTGCGGGCGAACATGGACGAGGTTTTGCGGTGGTGGCAGACGAAGTCCGAAGCTTGGCGGCGCGCACCAGTGCGGCGACGGTGGAAATCGTCGAGGTGGTGCGCAAAAACCACGATTTATCGCTGAGTGCGGTGACCAGCATGCAATCCAGTTTGAGCCGAACCGGGCTCGGGGTTTCATTGGCCAATGAAGCGGGCGAAGCGATTCTGGAAATCCAGCAAGGTTCCAAGCACGTGGTCGACGCCATCAGCCAGTTCAACTCGACGCTGCAAATCAATTAG
- a CDS encoding GNAT family N-acetyltransferase codes for MTTLVYAPLEAPLWPLMNKFYRAHQSSMKASKDAQLWVARQEEIVAGLCLRPVAHGNWLTGLFVAPAVRGRGIAAALVEAAASACEGPVWLFCDPELQGFYERLGFSLDTDLPQVLHERLVRYQRNKAMIAMGLKPTL; via the coding sequence ATGACTACCCTTGTTTACGCCCCGCTCGAAGCGCCGTTGTGGCCCCTCATGAACAAGTTTTATCGCGCTCACCAGTCGTCGATGAAAGCGAGTAAAGACGCGCAATTGTGGGTAGCTCGCCAAGAAGAGATTGTCGCCGGTTTGTGTTTGCGTCCCGTAGCCCACGGCAACTGGTTGACCGGGTTATTTGTCGCACCCGCGGTGCGTGGGCGTGGGATTGCCGCGGCATTGGTGGAGGCTGCGGCGTCGGCTTGTGAGGGGCCGGTCTGGTTGTTTTGCGACCCTGAGCTGCAAGGGTTCTATGAAAGGCTGGGGTTTAGCCTAGATACCGACTTGCCCCAGGTGTTGCATGAGCGTCTGGTGCGCTATCAACGCAACAAGGCGATGATAGCGATGGGCCTCAAACCTACTCTTTAG
- the def gene encoding peptide deformylase — translation MIREILKMGDERLLRVAQPVPTEMFDTPELWQLIDDMLQTMEHAGGVGLAAPQIGVDLQLVIFGFEHSERYPDAEAVPQTILINPLITPLSPAVEEDWEGCLSVPGLRGAVERFQKIRYEGFTPKGEPVVRVAEGFHARVVQHECDHLIGRLYPSRIKDFNKFGFIDVLFPDLEPGTKE, via the coding sequence ATGATTCGTGAAATTTTGAAAATGGGTGACGAGCGCCTGCTGCGGGTTGCTCAGCCAGTACCCACCGAGATGTTTGATACGCCAGAACTCTGGCAATTGATCGATGACATGTTGCAGACCATGGAGCACGCCGGTGGTGTGGGCCTGGCAGCCCCGCAAATCGGGGTTGACCTGCAATTGGTGATCTTCGGCTTCGAGCACAGCGAGCGTTACCCCGATGCAGAGGCCGTGCCGCAAACCATCCTCATTAACCCGCTGATCACGCCATTGAGTCCGGCTGTCGAAGAGGATTGGGAAGGCTGCTTGTCAGTGCCGGGGCTACGTGGGGCAGTCGAGCGTTTTCAGAAAATCCGTTACGAAGGTTTCACCCCTAAAGGTGAGCCGGTCGTCCGCGTGGCCGAAGGTTTCCATGCGCGGGTGGTGCAGCATGAATGCGATCACCTGATCGGCCGTTTGTACCCGTCCCGGATCAAGGATTTCAACAAATTCGGTTTTATCGACGTGCTGTTTCCGGATCTGGAGCCTGGCACTAAAGAGTAG
- a CDS encoding YihY/virulence factor BrkB family protein, which yields MFFPVLKGLPLGKVLIRTVKEFIDDEMSTYASALAYQMLFSLFPFILFLIALIGFLHLPDFFTWLRLQSELVLPPQALEQVNPVIDQLQQSKGGLLSVGIVIALWTASASVRLMMSAMNAAYDVVEGRPAWKRFPLSIFYTIGLAGMLLAAAALMVLGPQVMSWLAGQVGLEEFVVTLWTILRWPVIILLLMVAVAVIYYVMPDVEQKFRFITPGSVLAVVVWILASLGFAFYVKTFADYNAMYGSIGAIIVLLLYFYISAAVLLLGAEMNAVIEHMSAEGKDSGEKTFDESDDAEVKHHVSGLGRDHSLKPTSDEA from the coding sequence ATGTTTTTTCCGGTCTTGAAAGGCCTGCCGTTAGGCAAAGTACTCATTCGCACAGTCAAAGAGTTTATCGACGATGAGATGTCGACCTATGCCTCTGCGCTGGCCTATCAAATGCTCTTCTCGTTGTTCCCGTTCATTCTGTTTCTGATTGCACTGATCGGCTTTTTGCATTTGCCTGACTTCTTCACCTGGCTGCGTTTGCAGTCCGAACTGGTGCTGCCGCCGCAGGCGCTTGAGCAAGTCAATCCGGTGATTGACCAATTGCAGCAGTCCAAGGGCGGGTTGCTCTCGGTGGGTATCGTGATCGCATTGTGGACGGCCTCAGCCAGCGTGCGTCTGATGATGAGCGCGATGAATGCGGCCTATGACGTGGTTGAAGGGCGTCCGGCCTGGAAGCGTTTTCCGCTGTCGATTTTCTACACCATTGGTCTTGCCGGCATGCTTCTGGCTGCCGCCGCGCTGATGGTGCTCGGCCCGCAAGTGATGAGCTGGCTGGCGGGCCAGGTGGGCCTTGAAGAATTTGTGGTCACGCTGTGGACCATTCTGCGCTGGCCGGTAATCATTTTGTTGCTGATGGTGGCCGTGGCTGTCATCTACTACGTCATGCCCGATGTAGAGCAGAAATTTCGCTTTATTACGCCAGGCTCGGTCTTGGCCGTAGTGGTCTGGATTCTGGCCTCGCTGGGTTTTGCTTTTTATGTCAAAACATTTGCCGATTACAACGCCATGTATGGCAGCATCGGCGCAATTATTGTGCTGTTGCTGTACTTCTATATTTCGGCAGCCGTGCTGCTGTTGGGCGCTGAAATGAACGCTGTGATTGAGCACATGTCCGCCGAAGGCAAGGACTCGGGTGAAAAGACATTCGATGAGTCCGATGATGCCGAGGTCAAACATCATGTGTCCGGTCTGGGGCGTGACCACTCCCTTAAACCCACTTCAGATGAAGCCTGA
- a CDS encoding CsbD family protein, which produces MSSTGDKIKGMANEAVGNVKQAVGKATDNDKLRAEGKAQELKGEGQQAVGKAKDAVKKTIDKA; this is translated from the coding sequence ATGAGCAGCACTGGCGATAAGATCAAAGGCATGGCGAACGAAGCAGTCGGTAATGTCAAACAAGCGGTCGGCAAAGCCACCGACAATGACAAGCTGCGCGCAGAAGGGAAGGCCCAGGAGTTGAAAGGCGAAGGGCAGCAGGCAGTCGGCAAGGCCAAAGATGCGGTGAAGAAAACCATCGACAAAGCCTGA